Proteins encoded by one window of Sciurus carolinensis chromosome 12, mSciCar1.2, whole genome shotgun sequence:
- the Calml3 gene encoding calmodulin-like protein 3, which translates to MTHQLTEEQIAEFREAFSLFDKDGDGCITTQELGTVMRSLGQNPTEAELQGMVNEIDRDGNGTVDFPEFLGMMARKMKDTDSEEEIREAFRVFDKDGNGYVSAAELRHVMTRLGEKLSDEEVEEMIRAADSDGDGQVNYEEFVRMLVSK; encoded by the coding sequence ATGACCCACCAGCTGACCGAGGAGCAAATTGCAGAGTTCAGGGAGGCCTTCTCTCTGTTTGACAAGGACGGGGACGGCTGCATTACCACCCAGGAGCTGGGCACTGTCATGCGGTCCCTGGGCCAGAACCCCACAGAGGCCGAGCTCCAGGGCATGGTGAACGAGATCGACCGGGATGGAAACGGCACCGTGGACTTCCCGGAGTTCCTGGGCATGATGGCCAGGAAGATGAAAGACACGGACAGCGAGGAGGAGATCCGGGAGGCCTTCCGCGTGTTTGACAAGGACGGCAACGGCTATGTCAGCGCGGCCGAGCTGAGGCACGTGATGACCAGGCTCGGGGAGAAGCTGAGTGAcgaggaggtggaggagatgaTCCGGGCGGCGGACTCAGACGGAGACGGGCAAGTGAACTACGAGGAGTTTGTCCGCATGCTGGTGTCCAAGTGA